In Primulina huaijiensis isolate GDHJ02 chromosome 6, ASM1229523v2, whole genome shotgun sequence, a single window of DNA contains:
- the LOC140978853 gene encoding E3 ubiquitin protein ligase DRIP2-like isoform X2, with protein sequence MPNQIVKARRESVASCMTCPLCHKLFRDATTIIECLHTFCRKCIFKKLLDEEMECCPVCDIDLGCAPLDKLRPDHNLQDIRARLFPYKRTHVNSPEVVTPVTFPAKRKERSLSSLVVSTPRVSTQSGMTGRRSKSIARKVSRDSSFIIEKHFRKEESSSDHLESSSSQDILTKFTQNARQNHTAAEPSNHPNSDKGRENDSELWEGKLDLWKPLTCLVEAASRSKSSKFTTQGSVAKSESHDNERNLAKTKHKENRPKSKVQAENSTVHTAQESERPDKLRRGRQKKKGEKLGEFRVPPPVVLDAACAKFDRNSPIWFSLVASDEKDAHAPLPQIASSYLRIKS encoded by the exons ATGCCGAATCAAATTGTGAAAGCGAGGCGGGAGTCGGTGGCGTCATGCATGACGTGTCCTCTCTGCCACAAGCTGTTTCGCGATGCTACTACGATTATTGAATGCCTTCATACGT TTTGCAGGAAATGCATATTCAAGAAGCTATTGGATGAGGAAATGGAGTGCTGTCCAGTTTGCGATATTGATCTGGGATGTGCTCCTTTAGACAAATTGAG GCCTGATCATAATTTGCAAGATATAAGGGCGAGATTATTCCCTTATAAGAGGACACATGTGAATTCTCCGGAGGTTGTGACTCCTGTCACGTTTCCAGCCAAAAGAAAGGAAAGATCCCTCTCATCATTGGTGGTTAGCACTCCAAGAGTTTCGACGCAGAGTGGGATGACTGGTAGAAGATCAAAATCCATTGCTAGAAAAGTATCAAGAGATTCAAGTTTCATCATAGAGAAACATTTTAGAAAAGAGGAATCCTCGAGTGACCACCTTGAGAGCTCTAGCTCACAGgatattttaacaaaatttacTCAGAATGCACGGCAG AACCATACTGCTGCTGAGCCGTCTAATCATCCTAATTCTGATAAAGGAAGGGAGAATGATTCTGAACTTTGGGAGGGAAAACTTGATCTTTGGAAACCATTAACGTGCTTGGTGGAAGCAGCGAGTAGGAGCAAATCTTCAAAGTTTACGACTCAAGGATCTGTTGCTAAATCAGAATCCCATGACAATGAGAGAAATCTTGCTAAGACCAAACATAAGGAAAACAGGCCGAAATCGAAGGTTCAAGCTGAGAACTCTACTGTTCACACTGCACAAGAATCAGAAAGACCTGACAAATTGCGGAGAGGTCGCCAAAAAAAAAAGGGCGAAAAGCTTGGAGAATTCAGGGTTCCACCTCCGGTTGTGCTTGATGCTGCCTGTGCTAAATTTGACCGAAATAGTCCTATTTGGTTCTCATTAGTGGCCTCTGATGAAAA GGATGCACATGCACCCTTACCTCAGATTGCTTCTAGTTACCTAAGAATAAA ATCTTAA